In Thauera aromatica K172, one DNA window encodes the following:
- the cysS gene encoding cysteine--tRNA ligase, which yields MLSIYNTLARSKEVFTPIEPGKVRMYVCGMTVYDYCHLGHARVMVVFDMVARWLRASGMEVTYVRNITDIDDKIIRRAQDNGEPIRALTDRFIAAMHQDADALGVLRPDFEPRATDYIAQMQSLIGRLEQKGLAYVAANRDVCYAVRKFGGYGRLSGKSLDELRAGERVDVAGEKNDPLDFVLWKHAKAAEPDEVKWASPWGAGRPGWHIECSAMSSALLGEHFDIHGGGMDLQFPHHENEIAQSEGAHGHTFVNVWMHNGFVRVDDEKMSKSLGNFFTIREVLQKYDPEVVRFFILRAHYRSALNYSDAHLEDARNALTRLYTALKNVPADNGAAVDWREPAAQRFRAAMDDDFNTAEAVAVLFELANEVNRSASPALAAQLKALAAVLGLLGRDPQAFLQAGAPDAGGLDAEAIEGKVAERAAAKKAKNYAEADRIRAELLESGVILEDGAGGTTWRRA from the coding sequence ATGCTCTCGATCTACAACACCCTGGCGCGTAGCAAGGAAGTCTTCACTCCCATCGAACCCGGCAAGGTCCGCATGTATGTGTGCGGGATGACGGTGTACGACTACTGCCATCTCGGCCATGCGCGCGTGATGGTGGTGTTCGACATGGTGGCGCGCTGGCTGCGGGCGAGCGGGATGGAGGTGACGTACGTGCGCAACATCACCGACATCGACGACAAGATCATCCGCCGCGCCCAGGACAACGGCGAGCCGATCCGCGCGCTGACCGATCGCTTCATCGCCGCGATGCACCAGGATGCCGATGCGCTCGGCGTGCTGCGCCCCGATTTCGAACCGCGCGCCACCGACTACATCGCCCAGATGCAGAGCCTGATCGGCCGCCTCGAGCAGAAGGGCCTGGCCTACGTCGCCGCCAACCGTGACGTGTGTTACGCGGTGAGGAAGTTCGGCGGCTACGGCCGGCTTTCGGGCAAGTCGCTCGACGAATTGCGCGCCGGCGAGCGTGTCGATGTGGCGGGGGAGAAGAACGATCCGCTCGATTTCGTATTGTGGAAGCATGCCAAGGCGGCGGAGCCGGACGAAGTCAAATGGGCCTCGCCCTGGGGGGCCGGCCGTCCCGGCTGGCACATCGAGTGCTCGGCGATGAGTTCGGCCTTGCTCGGCGAGCATTTCGACATCCACGGCGGCGGCATGGACCTGCAGTTTCCCCACCACGAGAACGAGATCGCCCAGTCCGAGGGCGCGCACGGCCACACCTTCGTCAATGTCTGGATGCACAACGGCTTCGTGCGCGTCGACGACGAGAAGATGTCGAAGTCGCTCGGCAACTTCTTCACTATCCGTGAAGTGCTGCAGAAGTACGATCCTGAAGTGGTGCGCTTTTTCATCCTGCGCGCCCATTACCGCAGCGCGCTGAACTACTCGGATGCCCACCTCGAGGATGCGCGCAATGCGCTCACCCGGCTGTATACCGCACTCAAGAACGTGCCGGCGGACAACGGCGCGGCGGTCGATTGGCGTGAGCCGGCTGCGCAGCGCTTCCGCGCCGCGATGGACGACGACTTCAATACCGCCGAAGCGGTGGCCGTGCTGTTCGAGCTCGCCAACGAGGTCAACCGCAGCGCCTCGCCGGCGCTCGCGGCGCAGCTGAAGGCGCTCGCCGCCGTGCTCGGCCTCCTCGGGCGCGACCCGCAGGCCTTCCTGCAGGCCGGCGCGCCCGATGCCGGCGGCCTCGACGCCGAGGCCATCGAAGGGAAGGTGGCCGAGCGTGCCGCGGCGAAAAAAGCGAAGAATTACGCCGAGGCCGACCGCATCCGCGCCGAGCTGCTCGAATCCGGTGTGATCCTCGAGGACGGCGCCGGGGGCACGACCTGGCGGCGAGCCTGA
- a CDS encoding SPOR domain-containing protein, translated as MSDADNLEIKKRARRRLVGAIALALLAAIVLPMTMDQEPHSSVQDIQITIPDQEAATGLQRPLAAASPSADIAPPPEEEDRAASPGDKPAPPVDAPPAPVPASSAAPPPAPSPASPPASKPEAPVLPAPEPRPLPAPPAEEEARVRAILSGKPVPPRAESFIVQVGAFSDAAKAARLAEQLKAKGFPAYTEAVGSVTRVRVGPVPGRSAAEAVAARLEAGGYQAVLQAR; from the coding sequence GTGAGCGACGCAGACAATCTGGAAATCAAGAAACGCGCCCGGCGGCGGCTGGTCGGCGCCATCGCGTTGGCGCTGCTGGCGGCGATCGTGCTGCCGATGACGATGGATCAGGAGCCGCACTCTTCGGTGCAGGATATCCAGATCACGATTCCCGACCAGGAGGCTGCTACCGGGCTGCAGCGCCCGCTCGCGGCGGCGTCGCCGTCCGCCGACATCGCCCCGCCGCCGGAAGAGGAAGACCGCGCCGCATCCCCCGGCGACAAGCCGGCGCCGCCCGTCGATGCTCCGCCGGCGCCTGTGCCCGCATCCTCCGCAGCACCACCTCCTGCACCCTCTCCCGCTTCCCCTCCCGCATCCAAACCGGAGGCGCCCGTGCTCCCGGCGCCCGAGCCGCGTCCGCTTCCCGCCCCCCCTGCCGAAGAGGAGGCCCGGGTGCGGGCGATCCTCAGCGGCAAGCCGGTGCCGCCGCGCGCGGAGTCCTTCATCGTCCAGGTCGGTGCTTTCAGCGATGCCGCGAAGGCGGCGCGCCTGGCCGAGCAACTCAAGGCGAAGGGGTTCCCCGCCTACACCGAGGCGGTGGGGAGCGTCACCCGGGTCCGGGTCGGCCCGGTTCCGGGACGGTCCGCCGCCGAGGCGGTGGCGGCCCGGCTCGAGGCGGGCGGCTACCAGGCCGTGCTGCAGGCGCGCTGA
- a CDS encoding peptidylprolyl isomerase, translating into MAVKLHTNHGVITLELDAEKAPVTVANFLAYVNAGHYDNTIFHRVIDGFMIQGGGFEPGMNQKPTGEEIKNEADNGLKNERGTIAMARTQAPHSATAQFFINVADNDFLNHRSPDLQGWGYCVFGRVSDGLDVVDSIRKVKTGSSGFHQDVPKDDVIIERAEVV; encoded by the coding sequence ATGGCAGTCAAGCTGCACACCAACCACGGCGTCATCACCCTCGAACTCGACGCCGAAAAAGCGCCGGTCACCGTCGCCAACTTCCTCGCCTACGTGAACGCCGGCCACTACGACAACACCATCTTCCACCGCGTCATCGACGGTTTCATGATCCAGGGCGGCGGCTTCGAACCGGGCATGAACCAGAAGCCGACCGGCGAAGAAATCAAGAACGAGGCCGACAACGGGCTCAAGAACGAGCGCGGCACGATCGCCATGGCCCGTACCCAGGCGCCCCACTCGGCCACCGCGCAGTTCTTCATCAACGTCGCCGACAACGATTTCCTCAACCACCGCTCGCCCGACCTGCAGGGCTGGGGGTATTGCGTGTTCGGCCGGGTCAGCGACGGCCTGGATGTGGTCGACAGCATCCGCAAGGTCAAAACCGGCTCCAGCGGCTTCCACCAGGACGTGCCGAAGGACGACGTGATCATCGAGCGCGCCGAAGTTGTCTGA
- the purF gene encoding amidophosphoribosyltransferase: MCGILGVVATSPVNQLLYDGLQVLQHRGQDAAGIATSEGGRFHMHKGSGLVRDVFRTRNMRNLQGNWGIGHVRYPTAGSAYNAAEAQPFYVNSPFGLLLAHNGNLTNSEALKREMFLSDLRHINTSSDSEVLLNVLAHELQAACKGLKLDEDAVFRAVAGVHRRCRGAYAVVVMISGYGLLAFRDPYGIRPLVIGRSDTEAGSDWLVASESVALDVLGYKLVRDIAPGEAVLIDTAGHFHSRQCADKTVHAPCMFEFVYLARPDSIIDGVSVYESRMKMGEFLADKMKRTMPHVHIDVVIPIPDSSRPSAMQMAQRLDLPFREGFVKNRYIGRTFIMPGQATRKKSVRQKLNTIHQEFKGKSVLLVDDSIVRGTTSREIVNMAREAGATKVYLASAAPPVRHANVYGIDMPTRAELIASDRSDEEICREIGADGLIYQDLDDLKASVRALNPALKFFETSCFDGSYITGDITAEYLNGVENQRGAAQPAKPDSGDGGDGGHDDDDGQLDLNLASSGGR, encoded by the coding sequence ATGTGCGGAATTCTCGGGGTCGTAGCCACCTCACCGGTCAATCAGTTGCTGTACGACGGCCTGCAGGTGTTGCAGCACCGCGGTCAGGATGCGGCGGGCATCGCTACCTCGGAAGGCGGACGCTTCCACATGCACAAGGGGTCCGGCCTGGTGCGCGACGTGTTCCGCACCCGCAACATGCGCAACCTGCAGGGCAACTGGGGGATCGGCCACGTGCGCTATCCCACCGCGGGTTCGGCCTACAATGCCGCCGAAGCCCAGCCGTTCTACGTCAATTCGCCGTTCGGCCTGCTGCTGGCGCACAACGGCAACCTGACGAACTCGGAAGCGCTCAAGCGCGAGATGTTCCTCTCCGATCTGCGTCATATCAACACCAGCAGCGACTCCGAAGTGCTGCTCAACGTGCTCGCCCATGAACTGCAGGCCGCCTGCAAGGGGCTCAAGCTCGATGAGGATGCGGTTTTCCGCGCGGTGGCCGGGGTACACCGGCGCTGCCGCGGCGCCTATGCGGTGGTGGTGATGATTTCCGGTTATGGTCTGCTCGCTTTCCGCGACCCCTACGGCATCCGCCCGCTGGTGATCGGGCGCAGCGACACCGAGGCCGGCAGCGACTGGCTGGTCGCCTCCGAGTCGGTGGCGCTCGACGTGCTCGGCTACAAGCTGGTGCGCGACATCGCGCCCGGCGAAGCCGTGCTGATTGATACTGCCGGCCATTTCCACAGCCGGCAGTGTGCGGACAAGACCGTCCATGCGCCCTGCATGTTCGAGTTCGTCTATCTGGCGCGCCCGGATTCGATCATCGACGGCGTCTCGGTGTACGAGTCGCGGATGAAGATGGGCGAGTTCCTCGCCGACAAGATGAAGCGGACGATGCCGCACGTGCACATCGACGTCGTCATCCCGATTCCCGACTCCAGCCGGCCTTCGGCGATGCAGATGGCGCAGCGCCTGGATCTGCCGTTCCGCGAAGGCTTCGTCAAGAACCGCTACATCGGCCGCACTTTCATCATGCCGGGCCAGGCGACGCGCAAGAAGTCGGTGCGCCAGAAGCTCAACACCATCCACCAGGAGTTCAAGGGCAAGAGCGTGCTGCTCGTCGACGACTCGATCGTGCGCGGCACGACGAGCAGGGAAATCGTCAACATGGCGCGCGAAGCGGGGGCGACCAAAGTCTATCTGGCTTCGGCCGCGCCGCCGGTGCGGCATGCCAACGTCTATGGCATCGACATGCCGACCCGGGCCGAACTGATCGCCTCCGATCGCAGCGACGAGGAGATCTGCCGCGAGATCGGCGCCGACGGGCTGATCTACCAGGACCTCGACGACCTCAAGGCTTCGGTCCGCGCGCTCAATCCTGCGCTCAAGTTTTTCGAGACATCCTGTTTCGACGGCAGCTACATCACCGGCGACATCACCGCCGAATACCTCAACGGCGTCGAAAACCAGCGCGGTGCGGCCCAGCCGGCGAAGCCCGACAGCGGCGACGGCGGCGACGGCGGCCACGACGACGACGACGGTCAGCTCGATCTCAACCTCGCTTCCAGCGGTGGACGCTGA
- a CDS encoding peptidylprolyl isomerase encodes MKKHLAAFATLATLAFSACAANPMVELETSQGRITVELFADKAPKSAENFVQYVKDGHYDGTVFHRVIDGFMIQGGGFDADMKQKSTRAPIENEARNGLRNEPGTLAMARTADPHSASAQFFINLVPNSFLDYPSRDGWGYAVFGKVVKGMDVVEKIAKVPTANRGFHQNVPLEAVLIEHARVLQSTAAPAKKTGK; translated from the coding sequence ATGAAGAAGCACCTTGCCGCCTTCGCCACCCTCGCCACCCTGGCCTTCAGCGCCTGCGCCGCGAATCCGATGGTCGAACTCGAGACCAGCCAGGGCCGGATCACCGTCGAGCTGTTCGCCGACAAAGCGCCGAAATCAGCGGAAAACTTCGTCCAGTACGTGAAGGACGGCCACTACGACGGCACCGTCTTCCATCGCGTGATCGACGGTTTCATGATCCAGGGCGGCGGCTTCGATGCCGACATGAAGCAAAAGAGCACGCGCGCACCGATCGAGAACGAGGCCAGGAACGGCCTCAGGAACGAACCCGGCACGCTGGCGATGGCTCGCACCGCCGATCCCCACTCGGCGAGCGCACAGTTCTTCATCAACCTCGTGCCGAACAGCTTTCTCGACTATCCTTCGCGCGACGGCTGGGGCTATGCCGTGTTCGGCAAGGTGGTGAAGGGCATGGACGTGGTCGAAAAGATCGCCAAAGTGCCGACCGCGAACCGCGGCTTCCACCAGAACGTGCCGCTCGAGGCGGTGCTCATCGAGCATGCCCGCGTGCTCCAAAGCACGGCGGCGCCGGCCAAGAAGACGGGCAAGTGA
- the dnaJ gene encoding molecular chaperone DnaJ, with product MSKRDYYEILGVNRDAGDDEIKKAYRKLAMKHHPDRNPDNKGAEEKFKEAKEAYEILSDPQKKAAYDRYGHAGVDPSMGAGPGAQGFEGFSDAFGDIFGDLFGGGRGGGRSNVYRGADLRYNLEITLEEAARGAEKTIRIPTVEECGTCHGSGAKPGTQPKPCPTCQGHGQVRVQQGFFSIQQTCPKCHGSGKIIPDPCRDCGGAGRVKKHKTLEVKIPAGIDEGMRLRHAGHGEPGVNGGPPGDLYVEIHIRKHAMFERDHDDLHCEMPVSISTAALGGEIEIPTLEGMARLKIPAETQSGKVFRLRGKGIKNVRSHVHGDLMCHVVVETPVNLTERQKELLREFEEISSGNADRHNPKAKSWMDKVKDFFAT from the coding sequence ATGTCCAAAAGGGATTACTACGAAATCCTCGGCGTCAATCGCGATGCCGGTGACGACGAAATCAAGAAGGCCTACCGCAAGCTGGCCATGAAGCACCATCCGGACCGCAATCCGGACAACAAGGGTGCCGAGGAGAAATTCAAGGAGGCCAAGGAAGCCTACGAGATTCTCTCCGACCCGCAGAAGAAGGCGGCCTACGACCGCTACGGCCACGCCGGCGTCGATCCTTCGATGGGCGCGGGTCCTGGGGCGCAGGGCTTTGAAGGCTTTTCCGATGCGTTCGGCGACATCTTCGGCGATCTCTTCGGCGGCGGACGCGGCGGCGGGCGCTCGAACGTTTATCGCGGCGCCGACCTGCGCTACAACCTCGAGATCACGCTCGAGGAAGCGGCACGCGGCGCGGAAAAGACGATCCGCATCCCCACCGTCGAGGAGTGCGGCACCTGTCACGGCAGCGGCGCCAAGCCCGGCACCCAACCCAAGCCCTGCCCGACCTGCCAGGGTCACGGCCAGGTGCGCGTGCAACAGGGCTTCTTCTCGATCCAGCAGACCTGCCCGAAGTGCCACGGCAGCGGCAAGATCATCCCCGACCCCTGCCGCGACTGCGGCGGCGCCGGCCGCGTCAAGAAACACAAGACGCTGGAAGTGAAGATTCCCGCCGGCATCGACGAAGGCATGCGCCTGCGCCATGCCGGCCACGGCGAGCCGGGCGTCAATGGCGGCCCGCCGGGCGATCTCTACGTCGAGATCCACATCCGCAAGCACGCGATGTTCGAGCGCGACCACGACGACCTGCACTGCGAGATGCCGGTCAGCATCTCTACCGCAGCGCTCGGCGGCGAGATCGAAATTCCGACCCTGGAAGGCATGGCGCGCCTGAAGATTCCCGCCGAGACCCAGAGCGGCAAAGTCTTCCGCCTGCGCGGCAAAGGCATCAAGAACGTGCGCAGCCACGTCCACGGCGACCTGATGTGCCACGTCGTCGTGGAGACGCCGGTCAACCTGACCGAACGCCAGAAGGAGCTGCTGCGCGAATTCGAGGAAATCTCCAGCGGCAACGCCGACCGCCACAATCCGAAGGCGAAGTCGTGGATGGACAAGGTGAAGGACTTCTTCGCCACCTGA
- the folC gene encoding bifunctional tetrahydrofolate synthase/dihydrofolate synthase codes for MPRAAEQPSLPDTLAGWLDLLEQRHGQRIELGLERVRTVRAAMGAPSDAVLITVGGTNGKGSCCAMLESILLAAGYRVGCYTSPHLLRYNERVRIDGKDADDARLVAAFAAVEAARGATPLTYFEHGTLAAWALFAAERPDVIILEVGLGGRLDAVNVFDADCAIVTGVAMDHMEYLGDTREKIGFEKAGIFRAGRPAVCGDPQPPASLLEHARAIGAELWVSGRDFGFGGDRQQWGYWRYALPAAQGALLRRGGLAYPALRGANQLLNAAAVLTALECLRQRLPVSMQHVRQGLMLVDVPGRFQVLPGRPAVVLDVAHNPQAAGVLAENLGNMGFYPETWAVLGMLGDKDVAGVVARMADRVDHWLLADLPGPRGLSAQALAERVREAGGRGDLHCFGSPADAFVAAQEGAAEGDRIVAFGSFLTVADVLAALRAARHG; via the coding sequence ATGCCTCGCGCTGCCGAACAGCCGTCGTTGCCGGACACGCTGGCCGGTTGGCTCGACCTCCTCGAACAGCGCCACGGGCAGCGCATCGAGCTCGGCCTCGAGCGCGTGCGCACGGTGCGGGCGGCGATGGGCGCGCCGTCGGACGCGGTATTGATCACCGTCGGCGGCACCAACGGCAAGGGCTCGTGCTGCGCGATGCTCGAGAGCATCCTGCTCGCCGCCGGCTACCGGGTCGGTTGCTACACTTCGCCCCACCTGCTGCGCTACAACGAGCGCGTGCGTATCGACGGCAAGGATGCGGACGATGCCCGCCTCGTCGCCGCATTCGCCGCGGTCGAGGCGGCGCGCGGCGCCACCCCGCTGACCTACTTCGAGCACGGCACGCTCGCCGCCTGGGCGCTGTTCGCCGCCGAGCGCCCGGACGTGATCATTCTCGAAGTCGGCCTGGGCGGGCGCCTGGACGCGGTCAACGTGTTCGACGCCGACTGCGCGATCGTCACCGGCGTGGCGATGGACCACATGGAGTATCTCGGCGACACGCGCGAGAAGATCGGCTTCGAGAAGGCCGGCATTTTCCGCGCTGGCCGGCCCGCGGTATGCGGCGACCCGCAGCCGCCGGCGAGCCTGCTCGAGCATGCACGCGCGATCGGTGCCGAACTGTGGGTCAGCGGCCGGGACTTCGGCTTCGGCGGCGACCGCCAGCAGTGGGGCTACTGGCGCTATGCGCTGCCTGCCGCTCAGGGCGCGCTGCTTCGGCGCGGCGGGCTGGCGTACCCGGCGCTGCGCGGGGCCAACCAGCTGCTCAACGCTGCCGCCGTGCTCACCGCGCTGGAATGCCTGAGGCAGCGCCTGCCGGTGTCGATGCAGCACGTTCGCCAGGGCCTGATGCTGGTCGACGTGCCGGGGCGCTTCCAGGTGCTGCCGGGGCGACCGGCGGTGGTGCTCGATGTCGCGCACAATCCGCAAGCCGCCGGCGTGCTCGCGGAAAACCTCGGCAACATGGGGTTTTATCCCGAAACCTGGGCAGTGCTGGGCATGCTCGGCGACAAGGATGTTGCCGGCGTGGTGGCGCGGATGGCCGACCGGGTCGATCACTGGCTGCTGGCCGACCTGCCCGGGCCGCGCGGCCTGTCGGCGCAGGCGCTGGCCGAGCGGGTGCGCGAGGCCGGTGGCAGGGGGGATCTGCATTGTTTCGGCTCGCCTGCAGACGCGTTTGTTGCAGCGCAGGAGGGGGCTGCCGAGGGTGATAGAATCGTGGCCTTCGGTTCCTTCCTGACGGTGGCGGACGTGCTTGCAGCGCTCAGGGCTGCGCGGCACGGGTGA
- a CDS encoding O-succinylhomoserine sulfhydrylase has protein sequence MNLPDEQNFRPDTLAVRAGTERTQFGEHGEAMYLTSSFVFESAAQAAARFSGAEEGYVYARFSNPTVSAMQTRLAALEGAEACVATASGMSAILSLAMATLQAGDHIVASNGLFGATQQLFGGILAKFGIETSFVPATDLDAYRDALRPRTKLFFIETPSNPLTEVVDIAGVAAIAHEAGALLAVDNCFCTPVLQRPLALGADVVVHSATKYLDGQGRVLGGAVAGSKAVTDEVFKFLRTAGPTLSPFNAWVILKGLETLRIRMEAQSAAALELACWLEAQSGVARVYYPGLASHPQHALAMRQQKSGGAILSFDVEGGREAAWRVVDSCRLLSITANLGDTKTTITHPATTTHGRISAEARAAAGIGDGLLRIAVGLEDVADLKADLARGLRR, from the coding sequence ATGAATCTTCCCGACGAACAGAATTTCCGCCCCGATACTCTCGCCGTGCGCGCCGGAACCGAACGTACCCAGTTCGGTGAACACGGCGAGGCGATGTACCTCACTTCGAGTTTCGTCTTCGAGAGCGCCGCGCAGGCGGCGGCGCGCTTTTCCGGTGCCGAGGAGGGCTACGTCTACGCCCGCTTCTCCAACCCCACCGTCAGCGCGATGCAGACCCGGCTCGCCGCGCTCGAAGGCGCAGAGGCCTGCGTCGCGACGGCCTCGGGGATGTCGGCGATCCTGTCGCTGGCGATGGCGACCTTGCAGGCGGGCGATCACATCGTCGCCTCCAACGGGCTGTTCGGCGCCACTCAGCAGTTGTTCGGCGGCATCCTGGCGAAGTTCGGCATCGAAACCAGCTTCGTCCCCGCGACCGACCTCGACGCCTACCGCGATGCCCTGCGCCCGCGCACCAAGCTGTTCTTCATCGAGACGCCGTCGAACCCCCTCACCGAAGTGGTCGATATCGCCGGGGTCGCGGCCATCGCCCATGAGGCCGGAGCCCTGCTCGCGGTGGACAACTGCTTCTGCACGCCGGTGCTGCAGCGTCCGCTGGCGCTGGGAGCGGACGTCGTGGTGCATTCGGCGACCAAGTACCTTGACGGCCAGGGGCGGGTGCTGGGCGGAGCGGTCGCCGGCAGCAAGGCGGTGACCGACGAGGTGTTCAAGTTCCTGCGCACCGCAGGGCCGACGCTGTCGCCGTTCAATGCCTGGGTGATCCTGAAAGGGCTCGAGACCTTGCGCATCCGCATGGAGGCGCAGTCGGCTGCGGCGCTCGAACTGGCTTGCTGGCTGGAAGCTCAGTCCGGTGTGGCGCGGGTGTATTACCCCGGCCTCGCGTCCCACCCGCAGCATGCGCTGGCGATGCGTCAGCAAAAGAGCGGCGGCGCGATTCTCAGCTTCGATGTCGAGGGCGGGCGCGAGGCCGCCTGGCGGGTGGTGGATTCGTGCCGCCTGCTCTCGATCACGGCGAACCTGGGCGACACCAAGACCACCATCACCCACCCGGCGACCACGACCCACGGGCGGATCTCGGCCGAGGCGCGGGCTGCGGCCGGGATCGGCGACGGCCTGCTGCGCATCGCCGTGGGCCTCGAGGATGTGGCTGACCTGAAGGCGGACCTGGCGCGCGGCCTGCGGCGCTGA
- a CDS encoding UDP-2,3-diacylglucosamine diphosphatase produces MPEAVHAALPALFVSDLHLKEDEPDTVAAFLDFLAGPARGAGSLFILGDLFEYWAGDDDLDAPFNQRVCNALRTLAGHGAGVFFIAGNRDLLAGEGFARAAGLQRLADPCRVRFGRGEDAALVLLSHGDALCTDDLAYQVYRRQVRDPAWQAAFLAQPLAARKAFIESLRQQSEAAKCEKAMEIMDVNAEAVSTLLRAHRYPTLVHGHTHRPARHEHAIDGRHCVRWVLSDWHGRATWLAFDGRHFEAASA; encoded by the coding sequence ATGCCGGAAGCCGTCCACGCGGCGCTTCCGGCATTGTTCGTTTCCGACCTCCATCTGAAGGAGGATGAGCCGGACACGGTTGCGGCCTTCCTCGATTTCCTCGCCGGCCCCGCCCGCGGCGCGGGCAGCCTGTTCATCCTCGGCGATCTGTTCGAGTACTGGGCCGGGGACGACGATCTCGACGCCCCCTTCAACCAGCGCGTGTGCAATGCGCTGCGCACGCTTGCCGGGCACGGTGCCGGCGTTTTCTTCATCGCCGGCAACCGCGACCTGCTCGCCGGCGAAGGTTTCGCCCGCGCCGCCGGCCTGCAACGGCTCGCCGATCCGTGCCGGGTGCGCTTCGGTCGCGGCGAGGACGCCGCGCTCGTGCTGCTGAGCCACGGCGACGCGCTGTGCACCGACGACCTCGCCTACCAGGTCTACCGCCGCCAGGTGCGCGACCCCGCCTGGCAGGCAGCCTTCCTCGCCCAGCCGCTCGCCGCGCGCAAAGCCTTTATCGAGAGCCTGCGCCAACAGAGCGAAGCCGCCAAGTGCGAGAAGGCCATGGAGATCATGGATGTGAACGCCGAGGCCGTGAGCACGCTGCTGCGCGCGCACCGCTACCCGACCCTGGTGCACGGCCACACCCATCGTCCGGCGCGCCACGAGCACGCCATCGACGGCCGGCACTGCGTGCGCTGGGTGCTGTCGGACTGGCATGGCCGCGCCACCTGGCTCGCCTTCGACGGCCGGCACTTCGAGGCCGCCTCGGCCTGA
- a CDS encoding thioesterase family protein → MNAAANRPETGFTLHGRVRGEWIDYNGHMNVAYYVLAFDQATDAFLDVLGLDADYRARCRHTTFVLEMHVNYIREIGRDQAYVIGTRILDADHKRVHLFHEMRHESEGWLAATNELMVMHIDMEARRGADFPPEVAACAEAWLAARRMLPWPEQAGSVIGIRR, encoded by the coding sequence ATGAATGCTGCAGCGAATCGCCCTGAAACCGGATTCACCCTGCACGGCAGGGTGCGCGGGGAATGGATCGACTACAACGGCCACATGAATGTGGCCTACTACGTGCTGGCTTTCGACCAGGCGACCGACGCCTTTCTCGATGTGCTCGGCCTCGATGCCGACTACCGTGCGCGCTGTCGCCACACGACCTTCGTCCTCGAAATGCACGTCAATTACATCCGCGAGATCGGCCGCGACCAAGCCTATGTGATCGGTACGCGGATCCTCGATGCCGACCACAAGCGCGTCCACCTCTTCCACGAGATGCGCCACGAGTCGGAAGGCTGGCTTGCCGCGACCAATGAGCTGATGGTCATGCACATCGATATGGAGGCCCGGCGCGGCGCCGATTTCCCGCCCGAGGTCGCGGCGTGCGCCGAGGCCTGGTTGGCGGCCCGGCGGATGCTGCCGTGGCCGGAGCAGGCCGGTAGCGTGATCGGCATCCGGAGGTAG
- a CDS encoding CvpA family protein: MTVFDYVFLGILALSAAVGMWRGLVSEVMAVLAWVAALFAAWRYNEPAASVFSGMIAEPMWRQVAGAALVVVGVLLLAALLRYLLRELLRAAGLGATDRFFGALFGVARGLAVACVVVLIGGLAGVSREPWWTQALFSAPMESAVLAVKPWLPDAVADKIRFR; the protein is encoded by the coding sequence ATGACCGTATTCGATTACGTTTTTCTCGGCATCCTCGCCCTGTCGGCGGCGGTCGGCATGTGGCGCGGCCTGGTCAGCGAAGTGATGGCCGTGCTCGCCTGGGTGGCAGCGCTGTTCGCCGCATGGCGCTATAACGAACCGGCGGCGAGCGTGTTTTCGGGAATGATCGCGGAGCCGATGTGGCGCCAGGTGGCCGGCGCGGCGCTGGTGGTGGTCGGCGTGCTGCTGCTCGCGGCACTGCTGCGTTACCTGCTGCGCGAGTTGCTGCGGGCGGCCGGACTGGGGGCGACCGACCGCTTTTTCGGCGCCCTGTTCGGCGTCGCGCGCGGTCTGGCGGTCGCCTGCGTGGTGGTGCTGATCGGCGGACTCGCGGGCGTGTCGCGCGAGCCGTGGTGGACACAGGCACTGTTTTCGGCGCCGATGGAGTCGGCGGTCCTTGCGGTAAAACCCTGGCTGCCCGATGCGGTAGCCGACAAGATTCGATTCAGATAG